From the genome of Deinococcus sp. JMULE3, one region includes:
- the infC gene encoding translation initiation factor IF-3: MMNIAKEHKVNEQIRVRQIRLIGAEGEQVGIIDTRDAMNMAREAGMDLVMVSPQAVPPVCRLLDYGRFRYEQQQNEKENRKRARAQEVKAIKFRVKIDDHDFNTKTGHVRRFLEEGHKVKVTIMFRGRERTHPELGERILVRVAESLADIGAPEGTPSMMGMDMNMIMTPRAEKPAKKERAAEDAPSTPATGAPAAEPAPSEPVANAGA, translated from the coding sequence GTGATGAACATAGCGAAAGAACACAAGGTCAACGAGCAGATCCGCGTGCGCCAGATCCGACTGATCGGCGCCGAAGGCGAGCAGGTGGGCATTATTGACACTCGCGACGCCATGAACATGGCCCGCGAGGCCGGGATGGACCTCGTGATGGTCAGCCCGCAGGCCGTCCCCCCCGTCTGCCGCCTGCTCGACTATGGCCGGTTCCGCTACGAGCAGCAGCAGAACGAGAAGGAAAACCGCAAGCGCGCCCGCGCCCAGGAAGTCAAGGCGATCAAGTTCCGCGTCAAGATCGACGACCACGACTTCAACACCAAGACCGGGCACGTGCGCCGCTTCCTGGAAGAAGGCCACAAGGTTAAGGTCACCATCATGTTCCGCGGTCGTGAACGCACCCACCCGGAACTCGGCGAGCGCATCCTGGTGCGCGTCGCGGAGTCCCTGGCGGACATCGGCGCTCCCGAAGGTACCCCGAGCATGATGGGCATGGACATGAACATGATCATGACCCCCCGCGCCGAGAAGCCCGCGAAGAAGGAACGCGCCGCCGAGGACGCCCCCAGCACCCCCGCCACCGGCGCTCCCGCTGCCGAGCCCGCCCCCAGCGAGCCCGTGGCGAACGCCGGCGCGTAA
- a CDS encoding glutaredoxin family protein → MIKMYTTTWCPDCHAAKRALTSKGLAFEEINIEQDDSAAQYVMSVNGGKRSVPTLVHGDTAASLSGFRPQKLDAFLAQAGL, encoded by the coding sequence ATGATCAAGATGTACACCACCACCTGGTGCCCCGACTGCCACGCCGCCAAACGCGCCCTGACCAGCAAGGGCCTCGCGTTCGAGGAAATCAACATCGAGCAGGACGACAGTGCCGCCCAGTACGTCATGAGCGTCAACGGCGGCAAACGCAGCGTGCCCACCCTCGTGCACGGCGACACCGCCGCCAGCCTCAGCGGCTTCCGCCCCCAGAAACTCGACGCGTTCCTCGCCCAGGCCGGACTGTAA
- a CDS encoding metallophosphoesterase, translated as MLPKMWRGALAVLLGVTLGSCAPALTEPVVVPDIRASLPALPTERLRVLVMGDQGTGTEVQRRVAAAMREVCAREGCDLGVALGDNFYPAGPKDVNSPLFRERFADVYGPLGVPFLVVPGNHDESWLVGGDGADARGADVQVAYSRVNSQWVMPARSYRAPVGPLAEFFGVDTAPLAAYLPGLRPSERPGGAWDQAQRAWLSGAVRGSGARWRLVLGHHPLFSNGKHGNAGAYDRFPFEFQKGGAVRDLYGSVCGAADLILSGHVHALEVFAPQPECPGTWTAVSGAAGEVGGSPAGSRAAAFAAFGQPGFLRLDLTPTELIVTAYTVAADGTVTAREAARLKKG; from the coding sequence ATGTTGCCGAAGATGTGGAGGGGTGCCCTGGCGGTGCTGTTGGGGGTCACACTGGGATCATGCGCGCCAGCCCTGACGGAACCGGTCGTCGTCCCGGACATTCGGGCGTCACTGCCCGCCCTGCCGACGGAGCGGCTGCGGGTGCTGGTCATGGGTGATCAGGGCACGGGAACCGAGGTGCAGCGGCGCGTGGCGGCGGCCATGCGGGAGGTGTGCGCGCGGGAGGGTTGTGACCTGGGCGTTGCGCTGGGCGACAATTTCTATCCGGCTGGGCCGAAGGACGTGAATTCGCCGCTGTTCCGGGAGCGGTTCGCGGACGTGTACGGCCCGCTGGGTGTCCCGTTTCTGGTGGTACCGGGCAACCATGACGAGTCGTGGCTGGTGGGTGGCGACGGGGCCGATGCGCGTGGCGCGGACGTGCAGGTGGCGTACTCGCGCGTGAACTCGCAGTGGGTGATGCCCGCCCGGAGTTACCGCGCGCCGGTGGGGCCCCTGGCGGAGTTCTTCGGGGTGGACACCGCGCCACTGGCGGCGTACCTGCCGGGCCTGCGGCCCTCAGAGCGGCCCGGTGGGGCGTGGGATCAGGCGCAGCGGGCGTGGCTGTCGGGCGCGGTGCGGGGCAGCGGGGCGCGCTGGCGGCTGGTGCTGGGGCATCACCCGCTGTTCAGTAACGGGAAGCACGGGAACGCCGGGGCGTATGACCGGTTCCCGTTCGAGTTCCAGAAGGGCGGCGCGGTGCGGGACCTGTACGGGTCGGTGTGCGGCGCGGCGGACCTGATCCTGAGCGGGCACGTACACGCGCTGGAGGTCTTCGCGCCGCAGCCGGAGTGTCCGGGCACGTGGACGGCGGTGTCCGGCGCGGCGGGCGAGGTGGGGGGCAGCCCTGCGGGCTCGCGTGCGGCGGCGTTCGCGGCCTTCGGTCAGCCGGGCTTCCTGCGCCTGGACCTCACGCCCACCGAGCTGATCGTCACGGCATACACGGTCGCGGCGGACGGCACGGTCACGGCCCGCGAAGCCGCACGGCTCAAGAAGGGGTGA
- a CDS encoding DUF805 domain-containing protein — protein sequence MNEYLNVIRNNYANFQGRARRREYWMFMLINGIITFVLAIPLFGVVTSLGMQTDAGTDPSAALTGTTLIFGLIYTIYALATFVPSLAVTVRRLHDAGFSGWLYLLSFIGLSIVVLVLCVLDSKPGSNKWGPNPKGVTDGAPAPAQNW from the coding sequence ATGAACGAATACCTGAACGTCATCCGCAACAACTACGCCAACTTCCAGGGCCGCGCCCGCCGCCGCGAATACTGGATGTTCATGCTGATCAACGGCATCATCACCTTCGTGCTGGCTATCCCGCTCTTCGGCGTCGTGACGAGCCTGGGCATGCAGACCGACGCGGGCACCGACCCCAGCGCCGCCCTGACCGGCACCACCCTGATCTTCGGCCTGATCTACACGATCTACGCCCTTGCCACCTTCGTTCCCAGTCTCGCCGTCACCGTCCGCCGCCTGCACGACGCGGGCTTCAGCGGCTGGCTGTACCTGCTGAGCTTCATCGGCCTGAGCATCGTCGTCCTCGTGCTGTGCGTGCTCGACAGCAAACCCGGCAGCAACAAGTGGGGACCCAACCCCAAAGGCGTGACCGACGGCGCTCCCGCCCCCGCGCAGAACTGGTAA
- a CDS encoding DUF805 domain-containing protein, producing MNEVIEVVTKKYAQFTGRARRREYWMFTVAYGIVNIILTVLDNALGLSTGNTLNDVGVFSGLFALAMLIPHLAVSVRRLHDTGRSGWWILLGLIPFLGWIALIIFMATDGQAGSNKWGPNPKAPAGRTPVPAQNW from the coding sequence ATGAACGAGGTCATTGAAGTCGTCACCAAAAAGTACGCGCAGTTCACCGGTCGCGCCCGCCGCCGCGAATACTGGATGTTCACGGTCGCCTACGGCATCGTCAACATCATCCTCACCGTGCTGGACAACGCACTTGGCCTGAGCACCGGCAACACCCTCAACGACGTCGGCGTGTTCTCCGGCCTGTTCGCCCTGGCGATGCTGATTCCGCACCTCGCGGTCAGCGTCCGTCGCCTGCACGACACGGGACGCTCCGGCTGGTGGATCCTGCTTGGCCTGATTCCGTTCCTCGGCTGGATCGCCCTGATCATCTTCATGGCGACCGACGGACAAGCAGGAAGCAACAAGTGGGGACCGAACCCGAAGGCCCCTGCTGGACGCACGCCCGTTCCCGCGCAGAACTGGTAA
- a CDS encoding GNAT family N-acetyltransferase: MPLTVRPVTPSDFPQVRPMLLDMGFVEDEAELAARFPAFCVHPEWVVLGAFRDGLLLGYAAAQDDGPHLRSGNSRRTAKLHDLYTAPEARGQGVGRTLMLGMEAWAQSRGARYLFCSANLREATPAYERMGYTPGAELQEGYRFFEVDFSERTTRQPHPERGS, encoded by the coding sequence GTGCCTCTCACTGTGCGACCGGTCACCCCGTCCGACTTTCCCCAGGTCCGGCCGATGCTGCTCGACATGGGTTTCGTGGAAGACGAAGCCGAACTGGCGGCGCGCTTCCCGGCGTTCTGCGTGCATCCGGAGTGGGTGGTGCTGGGCGCCTTCCGGGACGGGTTGCTGCTGGGGTACGCGGCGGCGCAGGACGACGGGCCGCACCTCCGCTCCGGGAACAGTCGCCGCACGGCGAAACTGCACGACCTGTACACGGCACCTGAGGCTCGGGGTCAGGGCGTGGGCCGGACGTTGATGCTTGGCATGGAGGCGTGGGCACAGTCGCGGGGCGCGCGCTACCTGTTCTGCTCCGCCAACCTGCGCGAGGCAACGCCCGCCTACGAGCGCATGGGGTACACGCCGGGCGCCGAGTTGCAGGAGGGCTACCGATTCTTCGAGGTGGACTTCAGTGAGCGAACGACCCGCCAGCCGCACCCGGAGCGGGGCTCGTGA
- a CDS encoding GNAT family N-acetyltransferase, with the protein MTLTPHVTPRADLPPELEAGLRSLLIAAYPQFADFWAGTSYWGSEPEWHLWLADPAGVPAAQLGCGRRVAEVGGREVTLVGVGGVATHPAFQRRGVGLRLLRELRAFLHTQPEVDFAFLQCREEVVPFYERSGFVRVPNPVHYLDPDEDRWVTDHGPTMILPVQAGLGDWPVGERVNLRGMPW; encoded by the coding sequence GTGACCCTGACCCCGCACGTCACACCCCGCGCGGACCTGCCGCCGGAACTGGAGGCCGGGTTGCGGTCCCTGCTGATCGCGGCGTACCCGCAGTTCGCGGACTTCTGGGCGGGCACGTCGTACTGGGGCAGCGAACCCGAGTGGCACCTGTGGCTGGCTGACCCGGCGGGCGTGCCAGCCGCGCAACTGGGCTGCGGGCGGCGCGTCGCGGAGGTCGGCGGGCGCGAGGTCACGCTGGTGGGCGTCGGTGGGGTCGCCACGCACCCCGCGTTCCAGCGCCGGGGCGTGGGCCTCCGCCTTCTGCGGGAGCTGCGTGCCTTCCTGCACACGCAGCCGGAGGTGGACTTCGCGTTCCTGCAGTGCCGGGAGGAGGTCGTGCCGTTCTACGAGCGGAGCGGCTTCGTGCGCGTTCCGAACCCCGTGCACTACCTCGACCCGGACGAGGACCGGTGGGTGACGGACCATGGTCCCACCATGATCCTGCCTGTGCAAGCGGGCCTGGGGGACTGGCCGGTAGGGGAGAGAGTGAATCTGCGCGGCATGCCGTGGTGA
- a CDS encoding PH domain-containing protein — translation MTPLPVRVEEMPRWWPAARLLLLLPLLILPALLLLPPVLKLPVYSVQGGTLTARSLGARVVIPPGTPVQSRAVTLRGKIIGSALPGYTVGLFRTLAGRAQVFSDGSEGRAALVFATRPPTVLTPADPQALRRAWQAGENATFRPARPARPDWTLLLLLPLVPIAVLLLARPRLTYRLDGDTLTVRTTATTLRFPRHDTRATLTHTPLGARLFGTATPGYYTGTFISRAGTGGKIQAAAGAARPDQAVILTHHDREYYLTPSDPQALIDWFRSGTIPQVGRPAGS, via the coding sequence ATGACACCGCTCCCCGTTCGGGTCGAGGAAATGCCGCGCTGGTGGCCCGCCGCGCGCCTGCTGCTGCTCCTTCCCCTGCTGATCCTGCCAGCCCTGCTGCTGCTCCCGCCCGTGTTGAAGCTGCCGGTGTACTCCGTGCAGGGCGGGACCCTCACGGCTCGGTCGCTGGGCGCCCGGGTCGTCATTCCGCCCGGTACGCCCGTCCAGTCGCGGGCCGTGACGCTGCGCGGCAAGATCATCGGCAGCGCCCTGCCGGGGTACACCGTCGGCCTGTTTCGCACGCTTGCCGGTCGCGCCCAGGTGTTCAGCGACGGTTCCGAGGGACGCGCGGCGCTGGTGTTCGCCACCCGGCCACCCACCGTTCTGACGCCCGCCGACCCGCAGGCGCTGCGACGCGCCTGGCAGGCCGGAGAGAACGCCACCTTCCGGCCCGCCCGACCGGCCAGGCCCGACTGGACACTGCTGCTCCTGCTGCCACTCGTCCCCATCGCTGTTCTCCTGCTTGCCCGGCCGCGCCTGACCTACCGGCTGGACGGTGACACCCTGACCGTCCGGACCACCGCGACCACCCTGCGATTCCCCCGGCACGACACCCGCGCCACTCTAACGCACACCCCCCTGGGCGCGCGGCTGTTCGGCACCGCCACACCCGGTTACTACACCGGCACGTTCATCAGCCGCGCCGGAACCGGCGGGAAGATCCAGGCCGCAGCGGGCGCCGCACGCCCGGATCAGGCCGTGATCCTCACCCACCACGACCGGGAGTACTACCTGACGCCCAGCGACCCGCAGGCGCTGATCGACTGGTTCAGGTCCGGCACTATCCCCCAGGTTGGCCGCCCGGCTGGGAGTTGA
- the thrS gene encoding threonine--tRNA ligase, whose protein sequence is MHVILPDGKQLELHAGATALDAAAAIGPRLAQDALAATANGELVDLMTPLPDGANITLITKKNPADAAPLFRHSLGHVMSQAVGEYYRGKGYGADAIKRGVGPSIENGWYQDFDLPEPLKEEDLPEIEKIMRDIIARGLDFTRREISRAEGLAQFPHDPYKQELIAGLPEDEPITFYTQGDYTDLCRGPHFPNTGKLPGAFKLMSTSGAYWRGNEKNPILQRVYGVAFATQKELDAYLHQLEEAKRRDHRKLGRELELFTIDPLVGKGLPLWLPNGTVLREELTSFMKEQQFQRGYQGVITPNIGNLDLYRTSGHYEKYSDGQFRPIEVDDEEYMLKPMNCPHHVRIYASKPRSYRDLPVRLAEFGTVYRYEQSGELNGLTRVRGFTQDDAHLFVRPDQLKKEFLDVLDLTVLVLKTFGMNEVRFRVGTRDPESDKYVGDEANWTLAERQIIEAVEEVGLPYTIEPGDAAFYGPKLDFVVKDVLGREWQLGTIQVDYNLPERFDISYVGEDGQDHRPIMIHRAPFGSIERFTGILIEHYAGDFPLWLAPRQVMIIPIADRHNDYAWALRDELHQAGLRAEVDDSSNRMNAKVRTAELSKIPVMLIVGDKEQEGREVSVRERTPEGHKERKGVAFDDLKGELLGRYRNRA, encoded by the coding sequence ATGCACGTAATCCTTCCTGACGGTAAACAACTCGAACTGCACGCTGGCGCCACGGCCCTCGACGCGGCGGCTGCCATCGGCCCGCGCCTCGCGCAGGACGCCCTGGCCGCCACCGCGAACGGCGAACTGGTCGACCTGATGACGCCCCTGCCCGACGGGGCGAACATCACCCTGATCACGAAGAAGAACCCGGCGGACGCCGCGCCGCTGTTCCGGCACTCGCTGGGGCACGTCATGAGCCAGGCGGTCGGCGAGTACTACAGGGGCAAGGGCTACGGCGCGGACGCCATCAAGCGCGGCGTGGGCCCCAGCATCGAGAACGGCTGGTACCAGGACTTCGACCTGCCCGAACCCCTGAAGGAAGAGGACCTCCCGGAGATCGAGAAGATCATGCGGGACATCATCGCGCGCGGCCTGGACTTCACGCGGCGCGAGATCAGCCGGGCCGAGGGCCTCGCGCAGTTCCCGCACGACCCGTACAAGCAGGAACTCATCGCGGGCCTGCCCGAGGACGAGCCCATCACGTTCTACACGCAGGGTGACTACACGGACCTGTGCCGCGGGCCGCACTTCCCGAACACCGGCAAGCTGCCCGGCGCGTTCAAGCTCATGAGCACCAGTGGCGCGTACTGGCGCGGGAACGAGAAGAACCCGATCCTCCAGCGCGTGTACGGCGTCGCGTTCGCCACGCAGAAGGAACTCGACGCGTACCTGCACCAATTGGAGGAAGCCAAGAGGCGCGACCACCGCAAACTGGGCCGCGAACTGGAACTCTTCACCATCGACCCGCTGGTCGGCAAGGGCCTGCCGCTGTGGCTCCCGAACGGCACGGTCCTGCGCGAGGAACTGACCAGCTTCATGAAGGAACAGCAGTTCCAGCGTGGCTACCAGGGTGTCATCACGCCCAACATCGGCAACCTCGACCTGTACCGCACGAGCGGGCACTACGAGAAGTACTCCGACGGTCAGTTCCGCCCCATCGAGGTGGACGACGAGGAGTACATGCTCAAACCCATGAACTGCCCGCACCACGTGCGCATCTACGCCAGCAAACCCCGCTCCTACCGTGACCTGCCGGTCCGACTCGCGGAGTTCGGCACGGTGTACCGCTACGAGCAGAGCGGCGAACTGAACGGCCTGACCCGCGTGCGCGGCTTCACGCAGGACGACGCGCACCTGTTCGTCCGCCCCGACCAGCTGAAAAAGGAATTCCTGGACGTCCTCGACCTGACGGTCCTCGTGCTGAAGACCTTCGGCATGAACGAGGTCCGTTTCCGCGTCGGCACCCGCGACCCGGAAAGCGACAAGTACGTCGGTGACGAGGCCAACTGGACCCTCGCGGAGCGGCAGATCATCGAGGCGGTCGAGGAAGTCGGCCTGCCCTACACCATCGAACCCGGCGACGCCGCCTTCTACGGCCCCAAACTCGACTTTGTCGTGAAGGACGTCCTGGGCCGCGAGTGGCAGCTCGGCACCATTCAGGTGGACTACAACCTCCCCGAACGCTTCGACATCAGCTACGTCGGCGAGGACGGCCAGGACCACCGCCCGATCATGATCCACCGCGCGCCGTTCGGCAGCATCGAACGCTTCACCGGCATCCTCATCGAACACTACGCCGGGGACTTCCCCCTGTGGCTCGCCCCCCGCCAGGTCATGATCATTCCCATCGCCGACCGCCACAACGACTACGCCTGGGCGCTGCGCGACGAACTGCACCAGGCAGGGCTGCGCGCCGAAGTCGACGACTCGTCAAACCGCATGAACGCCAAGGTCCGCACCGCCGAACTGAGCAAGATCCCCGTCATGCTCATCGTCGGCGACAAGGAGCAGGAAGGCCGCGAGGTCAGCGTCCGCGAACGCACCCCCGAAGGGCACAAGGAACGCAAGGGCGTGGCCTTCGACGACCTGAAGGGCGAACTGCTGGGCCGCTACCGCAACCGCGCCTGA
- a CDS encoding response regulator: MTMPSSRVYLSVLLIDDSPEDQELVREAVMVQARPVQVEIVSSGQEGLARLRARAAQAELPDVVLLDIQMPGMNGFEVLRAIREDPALARMPVVFLTTSGAPEDRQRGLELHMSAYLVKAMDFQGFERQVTELVQYWLDVKVRALN; this comes from the coding sequence ATGACCATGCCGTCCAGTCGGGTGTACCTGTCGGTTCTGCTGATCGATGACAGTCCGGAGGATCAGGAACTGGTCCGTGAGGCGGTCATGGTCCAGGCGCGGCCGGTGCAGGTCGAGATCGTGTCCAGTGGTCAGGAGGGGCTGGCGCGGTTGCGGGCACGTGCGGCGCAGGCCGAGTTGCCGGACGTGGTGCTGCTGGACATCCAGATGCCGGGCATGAACGGTTTCGAGGTGCTGCGGGCGATCCGCGAGGACCCGGCGCTGGCACGGATGCCGGTGGTGTTCCTGACGACGTCCGGCGCGCCGGAGGACCGGCAGCGCGGTCTGGAACTGCACATGAGTGCGTACCTCGTGAAGGCCATGGATTTTCAGGGATTTGAGCGGCAGGTGACGGAACTGGTGCAGTACTGGCTGGACGTGAAGGTTCGCGCGCTGAACTGA
- a CDS encoding response regulator — translation MRPEVDWTSGRLCVLLVDDNVADCELVQEAVAAQGRPVSVLAVHDGRTALQWLDEQADRCALPDVLLLDIRMPGMGGLEVLRAVRDSAALYRLPVVMLSTSADERDVRQAYDLMTTGYLVKAKAFGEFADQMGRFVRHWSDVKFPVSRGYGA, via the coding sequence ATGAGGCCTGAAGTGGACTGGACGTCCGGGAGGCTGTGCGTGCTGCTCGTGGATGACAACGTCGCCGACTGCGAACTCGTGCAGGAGGCGGTGGCCGCGCAGGGGCGACCGGTGTCGGTGCTGGCGGTGCATGACGGCCGGACGGCGCTGCAGTGGCTGGATGAACAGGCGGACCGCTGCGCGCTGCCGGACGTGCTGCTGCTGGATATCCGCATGCCGGGCATGGGTGGGCTGGAGGTGCTGCGGGCCGTGCGGGACAGCGCGGCGCTGTATCGCCTGCCGGTCGTGATGCTCAGCACGTCCGCCGATGAACGTGATGTACGGCAGGCCTACGACCTGATGACGACGGGCTACCTGGTCAAGGCGAAGGCGTTCGGTGAGTTCGCGGACCAGATGGGTCGTTTCGTGCGGCACTGGTCGGATGTGAAGTTCCCGGTGTCACGGGGGTACGGCGCCTGA
- a CDS encoding ABC transporter ATP-binding protein: MTPILQLDHLSKRYAPGHPPVVNDLNLSVSAGELLTLLGPSGCGKTTTLRLIAGLEQPDSGDVLIGGRNVTTPFAPPERRGVGLVFQDYALFPHLSVLGNVLFGLSHLPRAQRLPRARETLALVGLTVFESRRPHELSGGQQQRVALARALAPRPDLLLLDEPFSNLDAQLRHATRQEIRSILRAAGTTAILVTHDQEEALAFSDRIVLMRAGQAEQIGTPHDVYTQPRTAFVANFLGRSNLLSGTADRLMARTALGIIPLQEARSGPVLVSVRPEHLRFTDDPAAPEVTIQAREFKGHDVTYTVTLDGSRQELLVHAHSDDLRAEGSRARLSVTQPARPVR; this comes from the coding sequence ATGACCCCGATCCTCCAGCTCGACCACCTCAGCAAACGCTACGCCCCCGGCCACCCGCCGGTCGTGAACGACCTGAACCTCAGCGTCAGCGCCGGGGAACTCCTGACGCTGCTGGGCCCCTCCGGCTGCGGCAAGACCACCACCCTGCGCCTCATCGCGGGCCTCGAACAGCCTGACAGCGGCGACGTCCTCATCGGGGGGCGCAACGTCACCACCCCCTTCGCACCCCCTGAACGGCGCGGCGTGGGCCTCGTCTTCCAGGACTACGCCCTGTTCCCGCACCTGAGCGTCCTGGGGAACGTCCTGTTCGGCCTCTCGCACCTGCCGCGCGCCCAGCGCCTCCCGCGCGCCCGCGAGACCCTGGCGCTGGTCGGCCTGACCGTCTTCGAGAGCCGCCGCCCGCACGAACTCAGCGGCGGACAGCAGCAGCGCGTCGCGCTGGCCCGCGCACTCGCGCCGCGCCCCGACCTGCTCCTGCTGGACGAACCGTTCAGCAACCTCGACGCGCAACTCAGGCACGCCACCCGCCAGGAGATCCGCAGCATCCTGCGCGCCGCCGGAACCACCGCCATCCTCGTCACGCACGACCAGGAAGAGGCACTGGCATTCAGCGACCGCATCGTCCTGATGCGCGCCGGACAGGCCGAGCAGATCGGCACCCCGCACGACGTGTACACGCAGCCCCGCACCGCGTTCGTCGCGAACTTCCTGGGCCGCAGCAACCTGCTCTCAGGTACCGCCGACCGCCTCATGGCCCGCACCGCGCTGGGCATCATCCCCCTGCAGGAGGCCCGCAGCGGCCCGGTCCTCGTCAGCGTCCGCCCCGAACACCTGCGCTTCACCGACGACCCCGCCGCGCCCGAGGTGACCATCCAGGCCCGCGAGTTCAAGGGCCACGACGTCACCTACACCGTCACGTTGGACGGCAGCCGGCAGGAACTCCTCGTGCACGCCCACAGCGACGACCTGCGTGCCGAAGGCAGCCGCGCGCGCCTGAGCGTCACCCAGCCCGCCCGACCCGTCCGGTAG
- a CDS encoding iron ABC transporter permease: protein MTRRRPPLALLLPALLTVAGVLLPLVYLLIRALGAEGTELREIVFRTRNLELLTNTLLLTVSTLVTTTLVALPLAYLAARTDLRPRRALMLAGVLPLAIPGYVGAYAMIAASGPGGTIEALTGLNWPGPSGFTGALGILTLFTFPYLFLNLHAALRAQDPALEDAARLLGRTPAQTFREVTLPYLRPAWLSGALLIALHVLGDFSVVSLMRYPTFSAAIYQQYTAAYDRVYSAWLALGLLLVTGAALLLEARLMRGLHLARVSPGGAREVRTTRLGRARPLAWAFVAALTGAALIVPLGTIAYWLRLETNPFAWASLWDALKSALGAAAIAAVTTTALAFPLAYIGSRAQGRLARFTERAAYLGYATPPLAFALALVFFSLKVAPPLYQTFPLLILAYTLHFVAEAVGPIRTSLNTATPRLEEAARLLGQTSRGALARVTLPLIRPGLLVSAAFVFLSVLKELPLTLLLAPIGFETLARNVWAYTEEAQYAAAAPYALALALSGAVLTLLILRRERRPAPRPPRPPKEQA, encoded by the coding sequence ATGACCCGACGACGCCCCCCCCTCGCCCTGCTGCTGCCCGCCCTGCTGACCGTGGCGGGCGTCCTGCTGCCCCTGGTGTACCTGCTGATCCGCGCGCTGGGCGCCGAGGGAACCGAACTGCGCGAGATCGTGTTCCGCACCCGCAACCTGGAACTGCTCACCAACACCCTCCTCCTGACGGTCAGCACGCTGGTCACGACCACGCTGGTCGCGCTGCCGCTCGCGTACCTCGCGGCGCGCACCGACCTGCGCCCCCGCCGCGCGCTGATGCTCGCCGGCGTGCTGCCCCTGGCGATTCCCGGCTACGTGGGCGCGTACGCCATGATCGCCGCCAGCGGCCCCGGCGGCACCATCGAGGCGCTGACCGGCCTCAACTGGCCCGGCCCCAGCGGCTTTACGGGCGCGCTGGGCATCCTGACGCTGTTCACGTTCCCGTACCTGTTCCTGAACCTGCACGCCGCGCTGCGCGCCCAGGACCCCGCCCTGGAGGACGCCGCGCGCCTGCTGGGCCGCACGCCGGCGCAGACGTTCCGCGAGGTGACCCTCCCGTACCTGCGCCCCGCGTGGCTGTCCGGCGCGCTGCTGATCGCCCTGCACGTCCTGGGGGACTTCAGCGTGGTCAGCCTGATGCGCTACCCCACCTTCAGCGCCGCGATCTACCAGCAGTACACTGCCGCGTACGACCGGGTGTACTCCGCGTGGCTGGCGCTGGGCCTGCTGCTCGTGACCGGCGCGGCCCTGCTCCTGGAGGCGCGACTGATGCGCGGCCTGCACCTCGCGCGGGTCAGTCCCGGCGGGGCGCGCGAGGTCCGCACCACCCGCCTGGGCCGCGCCCGGCCGCTGGCCTGGGCGTTCGTGGCGGCCCTGACCGGCGCGGCGCTGATCGTCCCGCTGGGCACCATCGCGTACTGGCTGCGCCTGGAAACGAACCCCTTCGCGTGGGCCAGCCTGTGGGACGCCCTGAAGAGCGCGCTGGGCGCCGCCGCCATCGCCGCCGTGACCACCACCGCGCTGGCGTTCCCGCTGGCGTACATCGGCAGCCGCGCGCAGGGGAGGCTGGCGCGCTTCACGGAACGCGCCGCGTACCTCGGGTACGCCACGCCCCCGCTGGCGTTCGCACTGGCGCTGGTGTTCTTCAGCCTGAAAGTCGCCCCGCCGCTGTACCAGACGTTCCCCCTGCTGATCCTCGCGTACACCCTGCACTTCGTCGCCGAGGCCGTCGGCCCGATCCGCACCAGCCTGAACACCGCCACGCCCCGCCTGGAGGAAGCCGCGCGGCTCCTCGGGCAGACCAGCCGGGGCGCGCTGGCCCGCGTCACGCTCCCGCTGATCCGCCCCGGGCTGCTCGTCAGCGCCGCGTTCGTGTTCCTGAGCGTCCTGAAGGAACTCCCGCTGACGCTGCTGCTCGCCCCCATCGGCTTCGAGACGCTGGCCCGCAACGTCTGGGCGTACACCGAGGAAGCGCAGTACGCCGCCGCCGCCCCCTACGCCCTGGCCCTGGCCCTGAGCGGCGCGGTCCTGACCCTGCTGATCCTGCGCCGCGAACGCCGGCCCGCCCCCAGACCACCCCGCCCCCCCAAGGAACAGGCATGA